One region of Triticum aestivum cultivar Chinese Spring chromosome 6B, IWGSC CS RefSeq v2.1, whole genome shotgun sequence genomic DNA includes:
- the LOC123138129 gene encoding RNA-binding protein Musashi homolog 2 isoform X1, with translation MKQQDGASPAKMFIGGLSRQTSMDTFKEYFGKYGEIIDAVIMKDRHTQKPRGFGFITYSDPAIVDRVIEDNHVIDGKQVEIKRTIPKGAAPLKDFKTKKIFVGGLPTALTDGEFKDFFSKFGKVVEHEIICDHSTNRSRGFGFIVFDAEKTVDDLLAKKGNKIDLNGTQVEIKKAEPKKPSNPPHSLDSKPRRSPYADGYDGFASRYNNGGRFAPYKSPGFGARPGSYSSAYVPGSYSSAYVPGSYSSAYVPGSYSSAYPGDYSSGYGGYDGAFGGHHGESSLYSSRFGGSYGGGLGGAYGRDAVPYGGGLGGAYGRDAVPYGTSSYGPSYDSSGASADPSVRSGVAGLYGARGGYGSSSGGGATGRYHPYAG, from the exons ATGAAGCAGCAGGATGGAGCTAGCCCCGC CAAGATGTTCATCGGCGGGCTCTCCAGGCAGACAAGCATGG ATACGTTCAAAGAGTACTTTGGGAAGTACGGGGAGATAATTGATGCGGTAATAATGAAGGACCGCCATACCCAAAAGCCCAGAGGCTTTGGATTTATTACCTATTCAGATCCTGCTATTGTTGACAGAGTGATTGAAGATAACCATGTCATCGATGGCAAGCAG GTTGAAATTAAAAGGACTATCCCGAAGGGTGCTGCCCCCCTGAAAGATTTCAAGACAAAGAAGATTTTTGTTGGCGGATTGCCTACTGCTCTAACAGATG GTGAATTCAAGGACttcttttcaaagtttggaaaGGTGGTGGAACATGAGATCATCTGTGATCATTCGACCAACCGGTCACGAGGATTTGGATTTATAGTGTTTGATGCAGAAAAAACTGTAGATGATTTGTTAGCTAAGAAAGGCAATAAGATTGATCTAAATGGTACTCAG GTGGAGATCAAGAAGGCAGAACCAAAGAAACCCTCTAACCCACCTCATTCACTTGATAGCAAACCTAGGAGATCTCCTTATGCAGATGGTTATGATGGATTTGCCAGCCGTTACAACAATGGTGGTCGCTTTGCCCCCTATAAATCACCTGGTTTTGGCGCTAGGCCTGGCAGCTACAGTAGTGCTTATGTTCCTGGCAGCTACAGTAGTGCTTATGTTCCTGGCAGCTACAGTAGTGCTTATGTTCCTGGCAGCTACAGTAGTGCTTATCCTGGTGACTATAGTAGCGGCTATGGTGGTTATGATGGAGCATTTGGAGGTCATCATGGAGAATCGTCGCTCTACTCCAGTCGTTTTGGTGGCAGTTATGGTGGTGGTTTAGGTGGTGCATATGGGCGTGATGCTGTGCCTTATGGTGGTGGTTTAGGTGGTGCATATGGGCGTGATGCTGTGCCTTATGGCACGTCTAGCTATGGGCCTAGTTATGACTCTTCAGGTGCCAGTGCCGATCCTAGTGTTAGGTCTGGCGTGGCTGGACTCTATGGTGCTAGGGGAGGCTATGGTAGCAGCAGTGGTGGTGGTGCTACTGGTCGCTACCATCCATATGCAGGGTAA
- the LOC123138129 gene encoding heterogeneous nuclear ribonucleoprotein 1 isoform X2 — MKQQDGASPAKMFIGGLSRQTSMDTFKEYFGKYGEIIDAVIMKDRHTQKPRGFGFITYSDPAIVDRVIEDNHVIDGKQVEIKRTIPKGAAPLKDFKTKKIFVGGLPTALTDGEFKDFFSKFGKVVEHEIICDHSTNRSRGFGFIVFDAEKTVDDLLAKKGNKIDLNGTQVEIKKAEPKKPSNPPHSLDSKPRRSPYADGYDGFASRYNNGGRFAPYKSPGFGARPGSYSSAYVPGSYSSAYVPGSYSSAYVPGSYSSAYPGDYSSGYGGYDGAFGGHHGESSLYSSRFGGSYGGGLGGAYGRDAVPYGTSSYGPSYDSSGASADPSVRSGVAGLYGARGGYGSSSGGGATGRYHPYAG, encoded by the exons ATGAAGCAGCAGGATGGAGCTAGCCCCGC CAAGATGTTCATCGGCGGGCTCTCCAGGCAGACAAGCATGG ATACGTTCAAAGAGTACTTTGGGAAGTACGGGGAGATAATTGATGCGGTAATAATGAAGGACCGCCATACCCAAAAGCCCAGAGGCTTTGGATTTATTACCTATTCAGATCCTGCTATTGTTGACAGAGTGATTGAAGATAACCATGTCATCGATGGCAAGCAG GTTGAAATTAAAAGGACTATCCCGAAGGGTGCTGCCCCCCTGAAAGATTTCAAGACAAAGAAGATTTTTGTTGGCGGATTGCCTACTGCTCTAACAGATG GTGAATTCAAGGACttcttttcaaagtttggaaaGGTGGTGGAACATGAGATCATCTGTGATCATTCGACCAACCGGTCACGAGGATTTGGATTTATAGTGTTTGATGCAGAAAAAACTGTAGATGATTTGTTAGCTAAGAAAGGCAATAAGATTGATCTAAATGGTACTCAG GTGGAGATCAAGAAGGCAGAACCAAAGAAACCCTCTAACCCACCTCATTCACTTGATAGCAAACCTAGGAGATCTCCTTATGCAGATGGTTATGATGGATTTGCCAGCCGTTACAACAATGGTGGTCGCTTTGCCCCCTATAAATCACCTGGTTTTGGCGCTAGGCCTGGCAGCTACAGTAGTGCTTATGTTCCTGGCAGCTACAGTAGTGCTTATGTTCCTGGCAGCTACAGTAGTGCTTATGTTCCTGGCAGCTACAGTAGTGCTTATCCTGGTGACTATAGTAGCGGCTATGGTGGTTATGATGGAGCATTTGGAGGTCATCATGGAGAATCGTCGCTCTACTCCAGTCGTTTTGGTGGCAGTTATGGTGGTGGTTTAG GTGGTGCATATGGGCGTGATGCTGTGCCTTATGGCACGTCTAGCTATGGGCCTAGTTATGACTCTTCAGGTGCCAGTGCCGATCCTAGTGTTAGGTCTGGCGTGGCTGGACTCTATGGTGCTAGGGGAGGCTATGGTAGCAGCAGTGGTGGTGGTGCTACTGGTCGCTACCATCCATATGCAGGGTAA